Sequence from the Pseudophaeobacter arcticus DSM 23566 genome:
TCGGGGTGCTCCAGCAGCGCCTTGCGGGTGCGCGGGCGGGGCAAGTTGACCTCGGTGATTTTACCAATTGTGGCCTGTGGGCCATTGGTCATCATCACCACCCGGTCGGCCAGCAGGATTGCCTCGTCCACATCATGGGTGACGCAGATCGCGGTTACTTTGGTGCGCGACCAGACCTCCATCAGCACCTCTTGCAACTCCCAGCGGGTCAGGCTGTCGAGCATGCCAAAGGGTTCATCCAGCAGCAGCAGTTTGGGGGACAGGGCAAAGGCCCGTGCAATGCCAACGCGCTGGCGCATACCGTTGGACAGACCCGAGGCCTGCTTATCCATGCTGTCGGCCAGGCCAACCCGTTCGAGATAGTATTCCACCACATCCTGGCGCTCTGCCTGGCTGGCACTTGGATAGACCCTATCCACCCCAATAGAGACGTTTTCCTTGGCGGTCAGCCAGGGGAACAGGTTCGGCGACTGAAACACCACCGCGCGTTCGGGGTTGGCGCCTTCGATATGTTTGCCATCCAGTCGGATGCCGCCCTTGGAGATCGGGTTAAGCCCCGCCGCCATGGTCAAAACCGTGGATTTGCCGCAGCCGGAATGGCCGATCAGGCTGATGAATTCACCCTTCTTTACCTTCAGGTCAAAATCTTGCACCACGGTCAGCGGACCCTTGGGGGTTGGGTAGACCTTGTGCAGCTGTGAAAACACCAGATAGCGCTCTTTCAGCATGGTTTGTTGCGCTTTGGACAGGGCGGCAGGAACACCATGGATGGGGGTGGCATCGGGCAACAGGCGGGTTTCCTCGATTTTGGCGGCGATGCCCACATCCATCAGATATTTGGTGACCTTGGCCCGCAGCGCCTTGAAGGTTGCATCGTCATTCATGGCGCCGCGATCGCGTGGGCGCGGGATGTTGACGGTGACCGGATCAGCCAGGGTGCCATCCGGGTTCAACGGGACGATGCGGTCGGCCAGCAAAATAGCTTCGTCCACGTCATTGGTGATCAGAATGCAGGTCTTTTTCTCTTGCTCCCAGATCTCCAGGATCTCATCCGCCAGATTAGCCCGCGTCAGCGCATCCAGCGCACTTAACGGCTCATCCAGCAGCAACATCTCCGGGTTCATCGCCAGGGCGCGGGCCACGGAAACCCGCTGCCGCATACCGCCGGACAGCTCGGCGGGGCGACGGGTGGTGGCATGGGAGAGGCCAACCATGCCGACGTAGTGGTCGATCTTGGCCTGGCGTTCAGAAGCCGACAGTTTTGGAAAGACCGCATCCACCGCCAGGCCGATATTGCCGCCCACGGTAAGCCATGGCATCAGCGAGTAACTTTGGAACACCAGTCCGCGCTCGGGGCCGGGGGCGGTGATGGGCGCGCCCTTGAAGGTGACGCTGCCGGTGTCAGGCATTTCCAACCCGGCAACCAGGTTCATCAGGGTGGATTTCCCGGTGCCGGAAAATCCGAGGATGGCGACAAACTCGCCCTCACTGACCTCGAGGTTGATGTCTTTCAGCACATCCACCCGGTTGGTGCCCTGACCAAAGCTCTTGGAGACGTTCTCGAACTTGAGGATACTCATTGGACTCACCGGTTTTCTGTGAAGGTGAACATGGACTGCAGGGCATACATCACCCGATCCAGCAGGAAGCCGATGATGCCGATGGTAAAGACGGCAACCATGATCTTGGCCAGCGACTGTGACGAGCCGTTCTGGAATTCATCCCAGACAAATTTGCCAAGGCCAGGGTTCTGCGCCAGCATTTCAGCGGCGATCAACACCATCCAGCCAACCCCCAGCGACAAGCGCAGCCCGGTGAAGATCAGCGGCAGCGCCGAGGGCAGCACCAGCTTGGTGATCTTGGAATAGGTGCTCATCTTCAGCACTTTGGAGACGCTGATCAGATCCTTGTCGATGGAGGCCACCCCAAGTGCTGTATTGATCAGGGTGGGCCAGAGCGAACAGAGCGTGACGGTGATCGCCGAGACCAGGAAGGATTTTGAGAACATACCGTCATTGGTGGCGTAAACCGCCGAGACAACCATGGTCACAATCGGCAGCCAGGCCAGCGGGCTGACCGGTTTAAAGATCTGAATGATCGGGTTGATGGCGGCATTGGCAGTGGGCGACAGTCCGGCCATGATCCCCAGTGGAATGGCAATCACGGATCCGATCAGAAAGCCAAAGAACACGGTTTTGATCGAGGTCCAGATCTGCTGATAATAGGTGGGTTTGCCGGTATAGATGCGGTCGCGCACCTTGTCGGATTTGCCCTCGGCGATCAGCTTGGCGTTGCGGATATCCTGACGTTCATAAAAGGCCGCAGCCTTTTCGCCTTCGCGCAGCGCATCCGCATGCAGGTTGCCAACCTGCTCCCAGACCTGCGCCGGGCCGGGAATGGCGCCAAGCGAGGTTTGCACCTTGGGCGCCAGCGTGGCCCAGGCTCCGATAAAGATGGCAATGGCCAGCAGAGGAACCCCCAGCAAGCGCCAGATCTCGGAGATCTGCGCCCTGGGGTTGTCCCCTGCGGCGGCTTTCAGAACCGGTGTCAGCCAGGCGATCCCCAGCACTTGGAACCAGGCGTCTGCCTTGTTGATCCGCGTAAACAGGCGGGCACGGCGGGCTTCTGCGGCGAGTGTATCTGGGTCAATGGCGGTCATTGCGGGGCCTATGATCTGGAGGAATGTGCAAAAGAGAGGCCCACCGCAGCATCAGATGCGGCGGGCTGAGGCGTTAGTTCAGGATTTTGGATCCGGAAATTGTCTGGGTGCCTTTGAGACCGATTGGCAGGCTGTCGAGATAGGCATTGGGCGTGCGGCCGTCGTAGGCAATGCCGTCGATGATATCTGACGCCGGGGTTGGTGCCTTGAAACCATCGCTGTCCCAGGGGAAATCAGTCTCATTCGCCAGGTCCTCATCCACCAGCAGGCGTGCGGCCTGCAGGTAGATGTCCGGGCGGTAGACAGATTTGGCGGTATCAAAGAACCACTCATCCGACTTGGGCTCGGCGATCTGGCCCCAGCGCCGCATCTGGCTCAGGTACCAGATTGCATCCGAATAGAAGGGGTAGGTGGCATTGTAGCGGAAAAAGACGTTGAAATCGGGGACGTCGCGGATGTCGCCTTCTTCATATTCAAAGGTGCCCGTCATCGAATTGGCGATAACGGCCTCGTCGGCCCCCACATATTCGGACCGCGACAACATCTCGACCGCTGCGGCGCGGTTGGCGTTATTGTCTTCGTCCAGCCAGATCGCGGCGCGGATCAGCGCCTTGGTCAGGGCGATGGTGGTATTGGGGTTTTCTGCGGCAAATTCGGCTGAAATGCCAAAGACCTTTTCGGGGTTGTTCTTCCACAGTTCATAATCGGTGACCACAGGCACACCGATGCCTTTGAACACAGCCTGCTGATTCCAGGGCTCGCCAACGCAGTAGCCAAAAATGGTGCCGGCCTCCATGGTGGAGGGCATCTGGGGCGGAGGGGTGACACTGAGGAAAACATCGGCGCCAATCTGGCCGGTGACATCCTCGGGGGAGTAGTAGCCGGGTTCCAGACCACCGGCGGCCAGCCAGTAGCGCAGCTCGTAATTGTGGGTCGAAACCGGGAACACCATGCCCATTTTAAAGGGCACACCCTGGTTTTTGTAGTCTTCAACAACGGGGGCAAGAGCGCTGGCGCTGATTGGATGCTGGGGACGGCCATCTGCCATCACTGGGATGTGTGGCTTCATTTGCTCCCAGATGTCGTTGGAAACGGTGATGCCGTTGCCATTCAGATCCATAGAGAAAGGCGTGATGATATGCGCTTTGGTGCCATAGCCGATGGTCGCCGCCAGCGGCTGGCCTGCGAGCATATGAGCGCCGTCAAGCTGGCCGTCGATCACCCCATCCAGCAGGACTTTCCAGTTTGCCTGCGCCTCAAGCGTGACAAACAGGCCTTCGTCTTCAAAATAGCCATTTTCATAGGCCACGGCCAAAGGTGCCATATCGGTGAGCTTGATGAACCCAAAGGTGAGCTCGTCTTTTTCCAGATCCAACATCTCGGCCATTGCGGGGCTGGCGACAAGGGCGCTGGAGGCGAGAAGCCATTTTACAGTTTTCATTTGTTCGCTTCCTCTAAAACACAAAAAGCCGCACGATTGACGCATGCGGGAGGAGGTGCATGCACAATCGAGCGGCTTTGCTCTTAAACTCTTGTAGCTGACAGCGTTGTCAGCCTGACGGGCATCGTTGCCCTGGGTTGATACTGACGGGCGGTTTGGCGGGGTTCTAGAAAAATCGCTGCGTGCCCGGTGAACTATTGCTGCAATGCAGCAATTGCCCGAATTTTAGGCAAATCTCAGGCGGAAAAGTCGAATACCGCGCCGTTAAAAAATCCATCCGGACCCAGAATCATTTTCCCCAGGGTGGAAGACACCGCAGTTGGGGCACGCATGCCGCCCTCAATTTTTTCCGAGGTTTTGGGCAGCTCGATGCCAATGGGCGCCAGGGCTTCGCGGTATAGATCGGTGCGAAAACAGGCGCGGGCGATATCGCGGGCGGCCTGCGTGTCCAGCCCGTGCCAGCCCGACAGAAAATCGGCAATCCAGCTGGCCTGACTGCGCCAGGGAAAGTTTGCCGCGCTTTGGTAAAAGCGCAGAAAGTGCTCTGCTTGCCTGGGGGGCTGCCCCAGTCTGGTGGTGATCTGATGGGTGAGCGCCGGATCAATGGCGTGATCGGGCAGGTCCAGATGTTGGCTCCGGGCGAGAATGCTCACTGCCAGCGGCGTGTTCCTGGGCTGGTCCAGCCACTGGGCCGCCTTTGAGATCGCGCGGATCAGCGCCAGGCAGGTCTTGGTATTCTGCTCGGCCCATTCGTGGCGCACGCCAAGGATCTTTTCCGGCGCACATTCCCAGATGCTGGAACCGGGCAGCACCAAAGTGGCACCGCTTTGTTGCACGGCAACAGTGCCCCAGGGCTCGCCAACGCAGAACATATCCAGCGATCCGTCGCGGACCGCCTCGGCCATCTTTGGCGGCGGAACCGTGACGATCTGGATCCGCTCGGGCCGATAGCCCGGCACCTGCGACAGCCAGGTCTCCAGCAACATGCGGTGCATTGAAAACGGAAAGGGCACCCCAATGCGCAGCGGCTGGGCGCTGGCCGCAAACAGCGCTTTGGAGGTTTCCTGAGGGGTGCCAAAACTGTTGCGCCATCCGGTGTCCTGCATGCGGCGGTCCAGATCGGCAGAGATGCCGATCACGGTACCATTCACCGAAAGCACCATCAGCGCGTCAATCCGGGTGGCCACCCCGCCCAGACCCAAAGACATGGCAACGGGCATTGGCGACAGCATATGGGCAAAATCGATCTGCCCAAAGGCCAGCCTGTCGCGCAGGGCCGACCAGGAGGGCTGTTTCATCAGCTGTAGCTCCAGCCCCTCTTCGGCGGCAAAGCTCAGCTCTTTTGCAATGATCAGCGGGGCACAATCGACCAGCGGCAGGTAGCCGCAATTTATCTGGGTCCTCTTCATTGCAGCAGTTCAGCTGCGGTGACCAGGGCGGTGGCAACGTCGATCACCTTGCGCCCCTGGTCCATCGCGGTTTTGCGCAGCAGGCTATAGGCCTCATCCTCGGAAATCTGCCGGGCGCTGATCAGCAGCCCCTTGGCGCGGTCAATGGTTTTGCGATCGGCCAGTGCCTGTTTGGCGGCTTCCAGCTCGGACTCCATTTTGGTGATCATCTTGAACCGGGCAATGGCCGTATCCAGAACCGGCTTGATCCGGTCCTTTTGCAGCCCGTTGACAACATAGGCGCTGAGCCCCGCCGAGATCGCCGCCTGGGTCATCGCTGCATCGGTTTGATCGACAAACATAGCGACCGGGCGGTTGCGCGCATTGGAGACAAAACACAGGTGTTCCAGGGTGTCGCGATCGGGGTTGGCCAGGTCGATCAGGATAATGTCGGGGTCTTGCTGGGTCAGGGTGTGCTCCAGCGCAGAGGCCGAGGCAATAACGGTGGCATTGGCCCAGCCGCCATCTTTCAGCGCCAGCAAAATTTCCTGCGCTTTTGCGTCGTCGGCTTCGACCACCAATATGTTCAGATCGTTCTGCACAGTCTCTGCGTAGCGCCAAATCCGGGGAAGGATCCATCCGGCAAGGGCCGCAGGGGGTGTGGGATGGCATAAATGCTCAAAAAACGGGCAACACAGGTCGCATCGCTGCTAATTTAGGCTCTAAACATAGGGGCGCTGTCTGCCCGAAATACGCTCGCCGTTTGATTGAGCAGAGAGATTTTTCCGCTCTTAGGAGTTTCAGGCAAAGTCTCAGAGATTTTGTGATCTGGCAGGATTTTGCAGGCATATGTTTCGCAAGCTGTTTGAGGCCTTCTTTGGAGAGGCAAAATCTGTTGATGTCAGCGCGTGGGATGAGCAGGGGCGCGGCAGCAAGGCACTTTGCTATATTCGCACTGCCCAAAGGAAGAAGCTGGCGTCCGGTGCTCTTGCCCTTGCACGGACAAAAACGTCTCCAACCTTTCCGATTGGTTGGACAAATACCATGCTCAAGTGACTGAAAAAATTGAAATAATGGAGCTCTGGCGACCCCGGCAGGATTCGAACCTGCAACCTGCCCCTTAGGAGGGGGCTGCTCTATCCAGTTGAGCCACGGGGCCGGGCTGTTTACGCGATAGCAAATCCTCTTTGGTATCACAATAAGGCGCAGAGCGATTATTCAACGGCTTTGTCGCGCTCCTTTCCTGCGGCGCCCCATTGTGCCCCATTGTACTGGGCGCGCGCACTGGCTAACCTTAAAGCAGCAGAAAATATGAGGCCTTAGAACGTGACCACGGAACCCAAGCGCCCGCTCACCCTACGCGATGTATCAGAAGCCACAGGCGTGTCAGAAATGACCGTGAGCCGTGTGTTGCGAAACCGTGGAGATGTCTCGGAAAAAACCAGGATCAAGGTTCTGACCGCAGCCAAGGAACTGGGCTATGTGCCCAACAAGATCGCCGGGGCGCTGGCCTCCAAGCGGGTCAATCTGGTGGCGGTGATCATCCCCTCGCTGTCCAATATGGTCTTTCCAGAGGTGCTGACCGGCATCAATCAGGTGCTGGAAAACACCGCTTTGCAACCCGTCGTCGGGGTGACGGATTATCAGCCGGAGAAAGAAGAAAAAGTTCTGTATGAGATGCTGTCCTGGCGGCCTTCTGGGGTGATCATTGCCGGGTTGGAACATACCGAAGCGGCGCGGGCGATGCTCAATGCCTCGGGCATTCCGGTGGTGGAGGTCATGGATACCGACGGCAAGCCGGTGGATTCCATGGTGGGGATTTCGCATCGCCGGGCTGGCAGCGAGATGGCCAAGGCGATCCTGAAAGCGGGCTATCGCCATATCGGTTTCATGGGCACCAAAATGCCGCTGGATCACCGCGCCCGCAAACGGTTTGAAGGCTTTACCGAGGCCCTGGCCAAGGAAGGCGTCGAGATCGAAGACCGCGCATTTTATTCCGGCGGCTCTGCGCTGGCCAAGGGGCGCGAGATGACGCAAGAGATGCTGGAACGCTCTCCTGATTTGGATTTTCTCTATTATTCCAACGATATGATCGGTGCAGGTGGGCTGCTGTATCTGATGGATCAGGGCATTGATGTGCCCGGACAGATTGGTCTTGCTGGCTTTAACGGGGTTGAGCTGCTGCAGGGGCTGCCGCGCCAATTGGCCACTATGGATGCCTGTCGGTTGGAGATTGGTCGCAAGGCTGCCGAGATCATTATCTCGCAGCTGGATGATCCCGACGCGGTGCAAGAGCACCATGTGACACTGACCCCCACCATCACTTATGGTGACACGCTCAAGCGGCGCTGATGGCTCTGCCGCGCCTTGAAAATGCAGCGGCACGGCGGTTGTTCATGGATCGTCACGCCCTGCTGGAACAGCCAAGTGGTGGCTCCAAAGGCATGGATCTGTTGCAGCTGATTTCCCGGCTGGGATTTGTGCAGCTCGACAGTATCAATACTGTGGCGCGGGCCCATGATATGATCCTTTATTCCCGTCGCCCCAGCTATCGTGCCAAACATCTGACGGATCTCTATCATGGCGGCGGGGCGCTGTTTGAGCACTGGACCCATGATGCGGCGATGATCCCACTGGCGTTTTATCCGCAGTGGCATCTGCGGTTTCAGCGCGACGAAGCCCTGCTGCGCAAACGCTGGCGCAATTGGCGTCGCGACGGATTTGAGCAACAGTTTGACACAGTGCTCACCCATATTCGGGATCATGGGCCGGTGAGCTCTTCCGATTTGGGCAAGGACGAGAAAAAGAGTTCAGGCGGCTGGTGGGACTGGCACCCCTCCAAAACCGCGCTGGAATATCTGTGGCGCACCGGTGCGTTGACCGTTGTTGGGCGCTCGGGCTTTCAAAAACGCTATGACCTGACCGAGCGGGTGATCGAAGAGGCGCTGCATGCGCCTGCGGATCTGCCGGATCCGGCGCGGACGGTGGATTGGCTGTGCACACAGGCACTGGACCGGCTTGGCTTTGCCACCTCTGGTGAGCTCGCGGCATTCTGGGATACTGCCAGCACTGCCGAGGCGCGGGAATGGTGCCAACAGGCCAAGGCGCGTGGTGAGATCGAAGAGATCGAGGTCGAGGCAGCGGATGGAAGCCTGCGCAAATGCTTTGCCCGTCCCGGCACATTGACCCAGGCGGCAGAGCTGGCAGCGGCGCCGGGTCGGATGCGGGTTCTCAGCCCTTTTGATCCGATGCTGCGTGATCGCAAACGGGCTGAGCGGCTGTTTGGGTTTTATTACCGGATCGAAGTTTTCACCCCGGCGCCCAAGCGCATCTATGGCTATTATGTCTTTCCCCTGATTGAGGGGCAGCACATGGTTGGGCGTATCGACATGAAGGCGGACCGTCCGGCTGATTGCCTGCGGGTGACGGCGCTGTGGCCCGAGCGCAGCGTCAAATTCACCCCAGCGCGCATCAAACGGTTAGAGGCAGAGCTGGAGCGCACGGCCCGTTTTGCCGGGCTGGAAACCGTTGAATTTGCCGCAGACTGGCTGCGAGAACCGGTCTGATCCCGCAGACAAAAACCTATTCGGGGCGCAGGTTGGCCTCAATCACCGCGCGGTAGTCCGCCGGGGCGGGGCGGGCCTTGAACTCTGACGGGTCGATAAAGACGCAGGTGAATTTCCCCTCAAAACAGAGGGTGCCATTCTGGCGGGCATCGACGCGGAAGGTCACGGATTTGGTGCCGAGCGCGCTGGGCCAGACCGCGCAGTCCAGCCGGTGGCGCGGGGTGACGGGCGAGCGGAACTCCAGGTTCATGCTGACAAAGGGGGTGCCGGTGCCACGGTCCAGTTCCATCTGGAACCAGCCGTCGCCATCCAGGTGATGCTCCCACCAGGCGTCGATGGCCTCGAGCGCAAAGCTGGGGAGATGGCCGGTATAGGCGATCTGCGCCGGATCACAGTGGCCCCAGCCAACCCGGATACTATGCACAAAAGCGGGGCTGTCGCCTGTGGTGCCAACCTGTTCGGACATTTCAATTCCTTGCCTCAACTGCCGGTGCCTCATCTGGCCGGTGCGCCACCCTAACAGATCGGGCGGGGCTTTTTCAAACCCGCCCCTATGAAAAGCCCCCTCCCAGCCGGGCTGGAAGAGGGCATGGTTTGGTTTGCCTGTGCCAGGCTTTAGTACAGCAGATACAGTGGCAGCAGGGTGATGAAGGGGAAGAGCACCAGGATAATCACCCGGATGATATCGGAGGCAACAAAATACATCACCGCCTTGTAGGTATCGATCATCTTGGTCTTGCGATCCATCGCGTTGATGATGAACAGGTTCATCCCAACTGGCGGTGTGATCAGGCCAACCTCCACCACGATGAGCACCAGAATGCCAAACCAGATGGCGACATATTCGGCCTCGATGCGGTTGACGCGGCCCTCGGTGACCCGAATGCCCAGCTCCTTCATCTGCTCACGGGTGAGCTCGGTGCCGGTGGCGATAGCGTCCTGTATTGAGGCGAGCATCTCGGCCCCCATGCCGTCCGGCACCCCGTTGCGCAGCACCTCCAACGCGGCATCCGCCTGCATGTCGATGAGCGAGAGCAGGCCAAAATCCATCACCGAAATCACTGGGAAAAAGATTGGAATGGTCAACAGGATCATCGACAGGCTGTCCATCAGGCAGCCAAAGATCAGATAGAAGGCCAGGATCAGTGCCAGAACCATCCAGGGGCTGAACCCCTGGCTCACCACATAATCAGCCAGCTCTTGCGGCACTTTGGTCAGGGCGAGGAAGCCGTTGTAGAAACCGGCCCCCAGCACGATGAAAAAGATCATCGCGGTGGAGCGCGCTGTCACCATAAAGCTGTCGATCAGATTTTCACGATCCAAGCCACCGTTCATCCAGGCAATGAACCCGGTGCCAGCGGCGCCAACAGCGGCGCCTTCGGTTGGGGTAAACAGCCCGCCATAGATACCGCCAACAACCAGACCAAAAACCGTCAAAACCGGCCAGACCTTGATCAGATTTGCAAAGCGCTCGGACCAGGGAATGGCGGGGCGGATGCCTGCAGCATTTGGGTGGAGGCGCACATAAATCGAGATCACGATGACATAGCCAATGGCGGCCAGCAAGCCGGGGATAAAGGCCGCGAGGAACAGTTTGGCGATGTTTTGCTCGGTCAGGATGGCATAGATCACCAGCACCACCGAGGGCGGGATCAGAATGCCAAGGGTGCCGCCCGCCGCCAGTGTCGCGGTGGAAAACCCGCCAGCATAGCCGTATTGTTTCAGCTCGGGCAGGGCGACCCGGCCCATGGTGGCTGCCGTGGCCAGGGATGACCCGCAGATGGCCCCAAAGCCGGCGCAGGCCCCGATCGAGGCCATGGCGACGCCGCCCTTTTTATGGCCCAAGAACCCTTCGGCGGCTTTGAACAGGGCTGATGACATGCCGCCCAGGGTGGCAAAATGGCCCATCAGCAGGAACATTGGCACGATGGTCAGCGAGTAGGAGGAAAAGGTGGTGTAGGTCTCACTTTTGAGACGCCCAAAGGCCACCTGCGTGCCATCGGTGACCACGATCAAGCCGACAAGGCCGACGACGAACATCGACAGTCCGATGGGCACCCGCAGGAAGATCAGAACCATCAGAATGGGAAAGGAGGCGATACCAATTTCAAGAGCAGTCACTGTTCACCCTCCACGCCGTCCCAGATCTGGATGCGGCCGGTAAAAAATTCATAAGTGCGGACGGCAGCCATATAGATGCCAAGGATAGCGGCCATCACGGCGCCAAACAGACTGGCGGCAAAGGCCCACCAGACCGGAAATTCCAGTAGAAACGAAGTCTCGCCATTGCCAAACTTGCTGATGGTGCCAGCGGCAAGACGCCAGGCGATCAGCACCAGAACCGCAGCAAACAGCAGTTCGGTCACCATGCGCAAAAAGCGGTTCACGCCGCGCGGAAAGGAATTGGCGACGACATCAACTGCGGCATGGCCGACAGAGATCTGGCAGAGCGGCAGAAAGGCAAAGATGGCAAAGGCTACGCCGGCTTCGACCAGTTCAAAATCGCCATTGATTGGCCCCACCCAGGTGATCATCCAGTTTGAAAAGCCCGGTGCAATTGCGTGCATCACATCGCCGTGGAAGAGGCTGTTCAGCAAGCGACCGATAATCGACAGGCAGGTCATAATGATCAGGAGAGAGAGGACCATACCGCCGATAATGGCCATGGATCTGGCCAGCCCCATCATGAGCTTGTGCATGGTTAAAAACCCTTTTTTGTGCGCAAAGGGCCGCGGCACCCAGTGCTGCTGCGGCCCTTTGACTGTATTTCTAGCTTACTTCACGTATTGTGGCGTGTATTTTTCGATCAGGTAGGTGGCTTCATCCAGAAGCGCCTGACCGTCGATGCCCTTTTCGGTCATGTCAGCCAGCCATTTGTCGTAGACAGGCTGCGCCAGTTCGCGCCATTCAGCAGTCTGGTCCGCGTCCAGGGTGATAACATTGTTGCCGTTGTCGAGGGCGGCTTCACGCGAAGGATCATCGGAATCGGCCATGGTGCCGCCGGCAAAGACCGAGAATTCCAACCCGGAGTTTTCATCAATTGCCGCTTTCTGGGCGTCCGACAGGCTCTCGTATTTCTCTTTGTTCATCGCCAGGACGAAGGTCAGAGTATAAAGCGCCTTACCGGTGAACTCGGTGTGGTTTTCAACCAGCTCTGGTACTTTCAGCGCAGCGGTGACTTCCCATGGGATTGTGGTGCCGTCGATCACGCCTTTGGACAGGCCTTCGGGGATTGCAGGAACCGGCATGCCAACGGGGGTTGCGCCCAGCTGTGTCAGCAGCGAGTTGACCGAACGGCCACCGCCACGAATTTTCATGCCCTGCAGGTCGGCCGGGGTTTCAACCGGATCAGAGGTGTGGATAATGCCGGGGCCGTGAACCCAGGTGCCAAGGATTTTGATGTCCTTGAACTCGGTGTCTTTCATGTGCTTTTCGAACATTTCCCAATAGGCGTGCGACGTGGCACGGGCATTGGTCATCATGAAGGGCAGCTCAAAGACTTCGGTCGAAGGGTAACGGCCGGG
This genomic interval carries:
- a CDS encoding ABC transporter ATP-binding protein is translated as MSILKFENVSKSFGQGTNRVDVLKDINLEVSEGEFVAILGFSGTGKSTLMNLVAGLEMPDTGSVTFKGAPITAPGPERGLVFQSYSLMPWLTVGGNIGLAVDAVFPKLSASERQAKIDHYVGMVGLSHATTRRPAELSGGMRQRVSVARALAMNPEMLLLDEPLSALDALTRANLADEILEIWEQEKKTCILITNDVDEAILLADRIVPLNPDGTLADPVTVNIPRPRDRGAMNDDATFKALRAKVTKYLMDVGIAAKIEETRLLPDATPIHGVPAALSKAQQTMLKERYLVFSQLHKVYPTPKGPLTVVQDFDLKVKKGEFISLIGHSGCGKSTVLTMAAGLNPISKGGIRLDGKHIEGANPERAVVFQSPNLFPWLTAKENVSIGVDRVYPSASQAERQDVVEYYLERVGLADSMDKQASGLSNGMRQRVGIARAFALSPKLLLLDEPFGMLDSLTRWELQEVLMEVWSRTKVTAICVTHDVDEAILLADRVVMMTNGPQATIGKITEVNLPRPRTRKALLEHPDYYNYRAEVLDFLEEYEHGAKPKSKPTNIAAE
- a CDS encoding ABC transporter permease, with the translated sequence MTAIDPDTLAAEARRARLFTRINKADAWFQVLGIAWLTPVLKAAAGDNPRAQISEIWRLLGVPLLAIAIFIGAWATLAPKVQTSLGAIPGPAQVWEQVGNLHADALREGEKAAAFYERQDIRNAKLIAEGKSDKVRDRIYTGKPTYYQQIWTSIKTVFFGFLIGSVIAIPLGIMAGLSPTANAAINPIIQIFKPVSPLAWLPIVTMVVSAVYATNDGMFSKSFLVSAITVTLCSLWPTLINTALGVASIDKDLISVSKVLKMSTYSKITKLVLPSALPLIFTGLRLSLGVGWMVLIAAEMLAQNPGLGKFVWDEFQNGSSQSLAKIMVAVFTIGIIGFLLDRVMYALQSMFTFTENR
- a CDS encoding CmpA/NrtA family ABC transporter substrate-binding protein — translated: MKTVKWLLASSALVASPAMAEMLDLEKDELTFGFIKLTDMAPLAVAYENGYFEDEGLFVTLEAQANWKVLLDGVIDGQLDGAHMLAGQPLAATIGYGTKAHIITPFSMDLNGNGITVSNDIWEQMKPHIPVMADGRPQHPISASALAPVVEDYKNQGVPFKMGMVFPVSTHNYELRYWLAAGGLEPGYYSPEDVTGQIGADVFLSVTPPPQMPSTMEAGTIFGYCVGEPWNQQAVFKGIGVPVVTDYELWKNNPEKVFGISAEFAAENPNTTIALTKALIRAAIWLDEDNNANRAAAVEMLSRSEYVGADEAVIANSMTGTFEYEEGDIRDVPDFNVFFRYNATYPFYSDAIWYLSQMRRWGQIAEPKSDEWFFDTAKSVYRPDIYLQAARLLVDEDLANETDFPWDSDGFKAPTPASDIIDGIAYDGRTPNAYLDSLPIGLKGTQTISGSKILN
- a CDS encoding CmpA/NrtA family ABC transporter substrate-binding protein, producing MKRTQINCGYLPLVDCAPLIIAKELSFAAEEGLELQLMKQPSWSALRDRLAFGQIDFAHMLSPMPVAMSLGLGGVATRIDALMVLSVNGTVIGISADLDRRMQDTGWRNSFGTPQETSKALFAASAQPLRIGVPFPFSMHRMLLETWLSQVPGYRPERIQIVTVPPPKMAEAVRDGSLDMFCVGEPWGTVAVQQSGATLVLPGSSIWECAPEKILGVRHEWAEQNTKTCLALIRAISKAAQWLDQPRNTPLAVSILARSQHLDLPDHAIDPALTHQITTRLGQPPRQAEHFLRFYQSAANFPWRSQASWIADFLSGWHGLDTQAARDIARACFRTDLYREALAPIGIELPKTSEKIEGGMRAPTAVSSTLGKMILGPDGFFNGAVFDFSA
- a CDS encoding ANTAR domain-containing response regulator, whose product is MQNDLNILVVEADDAKAQEILLALKDGGWANATVIASASALEHTLTQQDPDIILIDLANPDRDTLEHLCFVSNARNRPVAMFVDQTDAAMTQAAISAGLSAYVVNGLQKDRIKPVLDTAIARFKMITKMESELEAAKQALADRKTIDRAKGLLISARQISEDEAYSLLRKTAMDQGRKVIDVATALVTAAELLQ
- a CDS encoding LacI family DNA-binding transcriptional regulator → MTTEPKRPLTLRDVSEATGVSEMTVSRVLRNRGDVSEKTRIKVLTAAKELGYVPNKIAGALASKRVNLVAVIIPSLSNMVFPEVLTGINQVLENTALQPVVGVTDYQPEKEEKVLYEMLSWRPSGVIIAGLEHTEAARAMLNASGIPVVEVMDTDGKPVDSMVGISHRRAGSEMAKAILKAGYRHIGFMGTKMPLDHRARKRFEGFTEALAKEGVEIEDRAFYSGGSALAKGREMTQEMLERSPDLDFLYYSNDMIGAGGLLYLMDQGIDVPGQIGLAGFNGVELLQGLPRQLATMDACRLEIGRKAAEIIISQLDDPDAVQEHHVTLTPTITYGDTLKRR
- a CDS encoding winged helix-turn-helix domain-containing protein, with protein sequence MALPRLENAAARRLFMDRHALLEQPSGGSKGMDLLQLISRLGFVQLDSINTVARAHDMILYSRRPSYRAKHLTDLYHGGGALFEHWTHDAAMIPLAFYPQWHLRFQRDEALLRKRWRNWRRDGFEQQFDTVLTHIRDHGPVSSSDLGKDEKKSSGGWWDWHPSKTALEYLWRTGALTVVGRSGFQKRYDLTERVIEEALHAPADLPDPARTVDWLCTQALDRLGFATSGELAAFWDTASTAEAREWCQQAKARGEIEEIEVEAADGSLRKCFARPGTLTQAAELAAAPGRMRVLSPFDPMLRDRKRAERLFGFYYRIEVFTPAPKRIYGYYVFPLIEGQHMVGRIDMKADRPADCLRVTALWPERSVKFTPARIKRLEAELERTARFAGLETVEFAADWLREPV
- a CDS encoding acyl-CoA thioesterase, yielding MSEQVGTTGDSPAFVHSIRVGWGHCDPAQIAYTGHLPSFALEAIDAWWEHHLDGDGWFQMELDRGTGTPFVSMNLEFRSPVTPRHRLDCAVWPSALGTKSVTFRVDARQNGTLCFEGKFTCVFIDPSEFKARPAPADYRAVIEANLRPE